A region from the Medicago truncatula cultivar Jemalong A17 chromosome 6, MtrunA17r5.0-ANR, whole genome shotgun sequence genome encodes:
- the LOC11417655 gene encoding uncharacterized protein, whose translation MKNNKKDEGVGQKGIPIHSQVMKIKQESEKIFDWSPGKPEIRPVLREISRRISRSPLGISGQAISVGDS comes from the coding sequence ATGAAGAATAACAAGAAGGATGAAGGTGTAGGACAAAAGGGTATACCAATTCATAGTCAAGTTATGAAGATCAAGCAAGAATCAGAGAAAATATTTGATTGGTCACCTGGTAAGCCTGAGATAAGACCTGTTCTAAGGGAGATTTCGCGACGAATTTCGCGGTCACCGTTGGGAATTTCAGGCCAAGCTATTTCAGTTGGTGATTCATAG
- the LOC11422802 gene encoding nudix hydrolase 18, mitochondrial, translated as MFMSVITSSSQQTHQFLLITSLLFLINKIKKTNKRIVMGLLLSRSLACKFFYPLLFSKKVHNDFFPQQLENMMCLVSPRTGRHLQRYEQGCRQVVGCIPYRYKKNGTQEKEIEVLLISAQKGSGMQFPKGGWEKDETMEQAALRETIEEAGVIGSVESNLGKWYYKSKRQPTMHEGYMFPLLVSKELDNWPEMNIRRRKWLTVDEAKEICPYAWMKEALDELVSRQTNSI; from the exons ATGTTCATGTCTGTTATTACTTCTTCATCACAACAAACTCATCAATTTCTTCTTATTacctctcttctttttctcatcaacaaaatcaaaaaaaccaacaaaagaaTTGTAATGGGTCTTTTACTATCAAGGTCTTTGGCTTGTAAATTCTTTTACCCTTTGCTTTTCTCTAAGAAAGTTCATAATGATTTTTTCCCTCAACAATTGGAGAATATGATGTGTTTGGTCTCTCCTAGAACTGGTAGACATTTGCAACGTTATGAACAAGGATGTCGTCAAGTTGTGGG ATGCATACCTTATAGATACAAAAAGAATGGAACCCAAGAAAAGGAAATAGAGGTTCTtttgataagtgctcaaaaggGTAGTGGAATGCAATTCCCAAAAGGAGGTTGGGAAAAAGATGAAACCATGGAACAAGCTGCTTTGAGAGAAACCATAGAAGAAGCTGGTGTTATTGGAAGTGTTGAA AGTAATTTGGGTAAATGGTACTATAAGAGCAAACGCCAACCCACTATGCATGAAGGATATATGTTCCCTTTGCTTGTTAGCAAGGAGTTGGATAATTGGCCAGAAATGaacataagaagaagaaaatgg TTGACTGTGGATGAAGCAAAAGAAATATGCCCATATGCTTGGATGAAGGAAGCTTTGGATGAATTGGTTAGTAGACAAACCAATTCAATCTAA
- the LOC112422845 gene encoding uncharacterized protein yields the protein MSSRRRHNALCSISVDGAVVEDVQPIRNVVYAHFAEYFQSTNVERPSVANLNFRSLSVSEGVSLIKPFSVQEIKEAVWDCDSHKSPGINFGFIKEFWIEMKDEIVRFVSEFHRNGKLSKGINTTFIALIPKVDSPQKLNDFRLISLAGSLYKILAKLLANRLRGVISSVVSESQSAFVKNRQILDGILIANEAVDEACKFKKELMLFKVDFEKAHDSVDWVNGSPTDEFPLVRGLRQSDLLSPFLFLLAAEGLNVVMKSLVEAQLFSGYSIGVVNPVVVSHLQFADDTLLLGTKSWDNSWLHEAASVLSCKVGNVPFLYLGMPIGGNPRRLCFWEPIVNRIKSRLSGWNSRFLSFGGRLRWFVVYGFSRQIWRIRWQVGGRRVSCWWSEVSRLRGRVGVGGSGWFKDQVLRRVGDEADTSFWFDRWIREAPLRVRFSRLFELTKNKFMSVADLLSVDSKRWGDLWRWIRRLWQWEEELLEECRALLLDVSLNPNVPQVADYALDLVWHKQVPLKVSVFAWRLIRDRLPKRTNLIARRVLSPDMSSCVAGCGHPESAQHLFLLCNTFGSLWHLVRDWIGCYGVDTDNIFDHFLQFTHLTGGGVARRSFMQLIWLLCA from the exons ATGTCTTCTAGGCGCCGTCATAATGCCTTGTGTTCTATTTCTGTCGATGGGGCGGTGGTTGAGGATGTGCAGCCTATTCGTAATGTTGTTTATGCACATTTTGCGGAGTATTTCCAGTCTACCAATGTAGAGCGCCCAAGTGTGGCAAACTTGAACTTTCGGTCCTTGTCTGTGTCGGAAGGAGTGAGCTTAATCAAGCCTTTTTCAGTGCAGGAGATTAAAGAAGCTGTGTGGGATTGTGATAGTCATAAGAGTCCTGGTATTAATTTTGGTTTCATTAAAGAGTTTTGGATTGAAATGAAGGATGAGATTGTGCGCTTTGTGTCTGAATTCCACCGCAATGGGAAGCTATCCAAAGGTATCAATACTACTTTCATTGCTCTCATTCCTAAAGTTGATAGTCCTCAGAAGCTCAATGATTTTCGTCTTATCTCTTTGGCGGGGAGTCTTTATAAGATTTTGGCTAAATTGTTAGCCAATAGATTGCGGGGGGTCATTAGTTCAGTTGTTTCGGAATCTCAGTCGGCTTTTGTTAAGAATAGACAAATTTTGGACGGTATTCTGATTGCTAATGAAGCTGTCGATGAAGCatgtaaatttaaaaaagagCTTATGTTGTTTAAGGTGGACTTTGAAAAGGCACATGATTCTGTGGACTGGG TTAATGGAAGTCCAACTGATGAATTCCCGTTGGTGAGAGGGTTAAGACAAAGTGACCTTTTgtctccttttttgtttttgttggcgGCGGAGGGTCTTAATGTTGTGATGAAATCTTTGGTTGAGGCTCAACTGTTCTCTGGCTATAGCATTGGGGTGGTTAATCCGGTTGTTGTATCTCACCTCCAATTTGCTGATGACACTTTGTTGTTAGGTACTAAAAGTTGGGATAAT TCTTGGTTACATGAGGCTGCTTCCGTGTTAAGTTGTAAAGTAGGTAACGTTCCTTTCTTGTATCTGGGTATGCCTATTGGTGGTAATCCTCGAAGATTGTGTTTCTGGGAACCTATTGTGAATCGTATTAAATCTAGACTGTCGGGTTGGAATAGTCGGTTTCTATCTTTTGGTGGTCGCTTG AGGTGGTTTGTGGTATACGGTTTTAGTCGCCAGATATGGCGAATTAGGTGGCAGGTTGGGGGACGGAGAGTTTCTTGTTGGTGGTCGGAGGTGAGTCGTCTTAGGGGTAGGGTTGGTGTTGGTGGTAGCGGTTGGTTTAAGGATCAGGTGTTGAGGAGAGTTGGTGATGAGGCTGATACATCGTTTTGGTTCGATAGGTGGATAAGGGAGGCTCCTCTTCGTGTGAGGTTTAGTCGGTTGTTTGAGTTAACAAAGAATAAGTTTATGTCCGTGGCGGACTTGCTATCTGTTGATTCAAAGCGGTGGGGGGATTTGTGGAGGTGGATACGTAGGTTATGGcagtgggaggaggagttgctagaggagtgtagggctttaCTTCTTGATGTTTCTTTGAATCCTAAT GTTCCTCAGGTCGCGGACTATGCTTTGGATTTGGTGTGGCACAAACAGGTTCCCTTGAAGGTGTCCGTTTTTGCGTGGAGGCTCATCCGAGATCGTTTACCaaaaaggactaatttgattgctAGACGGGTGTTGTCGCCTGACATGTCCTCGTGTGTTGCTGGTTGTGGTCATCCTGAATCGGCGCAACATCTCTTTTTATTGTGTAATACTTTTGGTTCTCTGTGGCATCTGGTGCGAGATTGGATTGGCTGCTATGGGGTGGACACAGATAATATTTTCGATCATTTTTTACAGTTTACTCATTTGACAGGTGGTGGTGTTGCTAGACGTTCTTTTATGCAACTAATTTGGCTTCTTTGTGCATGA